From Natrinema amylolyticum, the proteins below share one genomic window:
- the dpsA gene encoding DNA starvation/stationary phase protection protein DpsA, translating into MNTQKTVQQEAGTVEENALRLESEKAEQIIEALNRDLADSYVLYHQLHKHHWNVEGAEFLDIHVFLQEVYEDVEDAADDLAERLQALGGVPHANMTTLAEKATVEPEDEDVYDIRTSLANDLEMMGDIIESNRQHIELAENLGDHATAQMLREQLTTIEEHAHHIEHYLEDDTLVLESATN; encoded by the coding sequence ATGAACACGCAGAAGACCGTCCAACAGGAAGCCGGTACCGTCGAAGAGAACGCGCTCAGGCTCGAGTCCGAGAAGGCCGAACAGATCATCGAGGCGCTAAACCGCGACCTCGCGGACTCGTACGTCCTCTACCACCAGCTCCACAAGCACCACTGGAACGTCGAAGGTGCGGAGTTCCTCGACATCCACGTCTTCCTCCAGGAGGTCTACGAGGACGTCGAAGACGCCGCCGACGATCTCGCCGAACGGCTCCAGGCGCTCGGCGGCGTTCCGCACGCGAACATGACGACGCTGGCCGAGAAGGCCACCGTCGAGCCCGAGGACGAGGACGTCTACGACATCCGGACGTCGCTCGCCAACGACCTCGAGATGATGGGCGACATCATCGAGAGCAACCGCCAGCACATCGAACTCGCCGAGAACCTCGGCGACCACGCGACCGCCCAGATGCTCCGCGAGCAGCTCACCACCATCGAGGAGCACGCCCACCACATCGAACACTACCTCGAAGACGACACGCTCGTCCTCGAGTCGGCGACAAACTGA
- the arcS gene encoding archaeosine synthase subunit alpha — MTDYFEVHERDGAARVGELRLSSPLTTPALVDDVLEDAGSLWSGDRELPEGDDSRLTVLPHRAFPGGTADEVQESFAVDAPDVDYPSVAVVSSESVESQGTDAYALSNVQSVMGHGAALVEAVVDVRETVPADTALLFSGVATPRNVALLAYAGVDLFDETAAVVKGTEGRYLTTDEAYFLEDLEELPCSCPACRKPREEFTREDCAEHNVNALESELAIVRRRIRDGRLRDYVEGQARHDQWLTAAMRELDSQWGYLEERTPILRDAQISAASSDTLRRVEIQRFADRVTTRYRNRFRNPLVLVPCSAAKPYSESQSHRQFHDAIQWRAHLVSMTSPIGVVPQELETTYPAQHYDTVVTGRWSEDEKQFVSTVLQRYLERNEYPEIIAHVPDEGYRDIVERVEERLDLDITYTVAEHPTDDESLANLSSALSGELKYSKREREHNTVRALADYLLGDGAGDDLFEDIQTTSRYPKIQVRDPEDIQLATMVPQYGTLSFTLEGARRWLESDAPTKRVEIDGFVPHGSVLAPGVVDADEDIRVGDEVVVEGPKAFAVGRAEMFGREMAESTRGIACEIRHVEET, encoded by the coding sequence ATGACCGACTATTTCGAAGTACACGAGCGCGACGGGGCCGCGCGCGTGGGCGAACTTCGCCTCTCCTCGCCGCTGACGACGCCCGCGCTCGTCGACGACGTCCTCGAGGACGCGGGCTCGCTCTGGAGCGGAGACCGGGAACTCCCCGAGGGTGACGACTCGCGGCTCACCGTGCTCCCCCATCGGGCGTTCCCCGGCGGCACCGCCGACGAAGTACAGGAATCGTTCGCCGTCGACGCTCCCGACGTCGACTACCCCAGCGTCGCGGTCGTCTCGAGCGAGAGCGTCGAGTCCCAGGGGACAGACGCGTACGCTCTCTCGAACGTCCAGTCCGTGATGGGCCACGGCGCGGCGCTCGTCGAGGCCGTCGTCGACGTCCGCGAGACCGTCCCCGCCGACACCGCCCTCCTGTTCTCCGGAGTGGCGACGCCGCGGAACGTCGCCCTGTTGGCCTACGCCGGCGTCGACCTGTTCGACGAAACGGCCGCCGTCGTGAAGGGGACCGAGGGCCGCTATCTCACGACCGACGAGGCGTACTTCCTCGAGGACTTGGAGGAATTACCCTGCTCGTGTCCGGCCTGCCGGAAGCCGCGCGAGGAGTTCACCCGCGAGGACTGCGCCGAACACAACGTCAACGCCCTCGAGTCGGAACTGGCGATCGTCCGCCGCCGGATCCGGGACGGCCGACTTCGGGACTACGTCGAAGGCCAGGCCCGCCACGACCAGTGGCTGACCGCCGCGATGCGCGAACTCGACTCGCAGTGGGGCTACCTCGAGGAGCGGACGCCGATTCTGCGCGACGCCCAGATCAGCGCCGCGAGCAGCGATACCCTGCGACGCGTGGAGATCCAGCGCTTCGCCGACCGGGTGACGACGCGGTATCGCAACCGGTTCCGGAACCCGCTCGTGCTCGTCCCCTGCTCGGCCGCCAAACCCTACAGCGAGTCCCAGAGCCACCGTCAGTTCCACGACGCCATCCAGTGGCGAGCCCACCTCGTCTCGATGACCAGCCCTATCGGCGTCGTCCCCCAGGAACTCGAGACGACCTACCCCGCACAACACTACGATACCGTCGTCACGGGTCGGTGGTCCGAGGACGAAAAGCAGTTCGTCAGTACGGTCCTGCAGCGCTACCTCGAGCGCAACGAGTATCCGGAAATCATCGCTCACGTTCCCGACGAAGGCTACCGCGACATCGTCGAGCGCGTCGAGGAGCGACTCGACCTCGATATCACCTACACCGTCGCCGAACATCCGACCGACGACGAGTCGCTCGCGAACCTCTCGAGCGCCCTGTCAGGCGAACTGAAGTACTCCAAGCGCGAGCGCGAGCACAACACCGTCCGCGCGCTCGCGGACTACCTCCTCGGCGACGGTGCCGGCGACGACCTCTTCGAGGACATCCAGACCACGAGCCGCTATCCGAAGATTCAGGTTCGCGACCCCGAGGACATCCAGCTCGCGACGATGGTCCCCCAGTACGGGACGCTGTCCTTTACGCTCGAGGGCGCGCGCCGCTGGCTCGAGAGCGACGCGCCGACGAAGCGCGTCGAGATCGACGGCTTCGTCCCCCACGGCAGCGTGCTCGCGCCGGGCGTCGTCGACGCCGACGAGGACATCCGCGTCGGCGACGAGGTGGTCGTCGAGGGGCCGAAGGCCTTCGCCGTCGGCCGCGCCGAGATGTTCGGCCGCGAGATGGCCGAGAGCACGCGCGGAATCGCCTGTGAGATCCGCCACGTCGAAGAGACGTAA
- a CDS encoding metal-dependent transcriptional regulator: MTDASQYLLVCYLAARDGGEPVSPGHVADELDRSPAVATETLQRLETRGYLTYEPYDGATLTAQGRETAADLYETYVVLSTFFRDVLELEDPDREAMALAGSVSSLVANRVAETLLEAEDGESADVSTLSSPIASERSRSREENG; the protein is encoded by the coding sequence ATGACGGACGCGTCCCAGTACCTGCTCGTGTGCTATCTCGCCGCCCGAGACGGCGGCGAGCCGGTCTCGCCGGGACACGTCGCGGACGAACTCGACCGATCGCCGGCGGTCGCGACGGAGACCCTTCAGCGACTCGAGACGCGGGGCTATCTCACCTACGAACCGTACGACGGAGCGACGCTCACCGCGCAGGGACGGGAGACGGCCGCCGACCTGTACGAGACCTACGTGGTCCTGTCGACGTTCTTCCGGGACGTGCTCGAGCTCGAGGACCCCGACCGGGAGGCGATGGCGCTCGCGGGGAGCGTCAGCTCCCTCGTCGCCAATCGCGTCGCCGAAACGCTCCTCGAGGCCGAGGACGGCGAATCCGCCGACGTTTCGACCCTATCGTCTCCGATCGCGAGCGAGCGTTCGAGAAGCCGAGAAGAGAACGGGTAG